From Anopheles funestus chromosome 3RL, idAnoFuneDA-416_04, whole genome shotgun sequence, a single genomic window includes:
- the LOC125768687 gene encoding cytosolic non-specific dipeptidase, producing MSNADLPAVLNKLFSHIDANKSKYIDALREAVAIKSVSAWPESRPEIFRMVDWVAERLRKLGATVELADVGKQKLADGRELDLPKVILGVLGTDPAKKTVCLYGHLDVQPAILEDGWATEPFVLTEKDGKLFGRGSSDDKGPVLGWLHAIEGYQAIGEPLPVNLKFVFEGMEESGSEGLDELLYARQKDFLSDVDYVCISDNYWLGTDKPCITYGLRGICYFEVEVGCAHKDLHSGVFGGTVYEAMNDLVYLLGTLTDSEGRILIPKIYQEVAPLLPNEQAIYDAIHFDVGSYRAELGARKLMHKEDKTKILMHRWRQPSLSIHGVEGAFYEPGQKTVIPKKVIGKFSIRIVPNQTPDLTERYVREYLTEKWAQRGSPNHFAVRMAHGGKPWTEDPNHPHYQAARTATKHVYNVDPDMTREGGSIPVTLTLQQTTGKNVLLLPMGASDDGAHSQNEKIDVRNYIEGTKLLGAYLYEVSLIGGE from the exons ATGTCGAACGCAGATTTACCCGCCGTGTTGAACAAACTGTTCAG CCACATCGATGCCAATAAGAGCAAGTATATCGATGCACTGAGGGAAGCGGTGGCGATAAAGTCGGTGTCGGCCTGGCCAGAATCACGGCCGGAAATTTTTCGCATGGTGGACTGGGTTGCGGAAAGATTGCGGAAACTTGGGGCAACAGTTGAGCTGGCAGACGTCGGCAAACAGAAGCTGGCTGACGGCCGTGAACTCGACCTACCGAAGGTCATCCTCGGCGTACTGGGAACA GACCCAGCGAAAAAGACCGTGTGCCTTTATGGTCACTTGGATGTACAACCTGCAATATTAGAGGACGGTTGGGCAACGGAACCCTTTGTGCTGACAGAAAAAGATGGCAAACTATTTGGACGTGGTTCCAGCGACGACAAGGGACCGGTTCTGGGATGGCTGCACGCAATCGAAGGTTACCAGGCAATTGGGGAACCACTCCCGGTCAATCTGAAATTCGTGTTCGAAGGCATGGAAGAGTCTGGTAGTGAGGGCCTTGATGAGCTACTGTATGCTCGTCAGAAAGATTTCCTTTCCGACGTGGACTATGTTTGCATTTCCGACAACTACTGGCTTGGAACGGACAAACCTTGTATTACGTACGGACTACGCGGTATTTGCTACTTCgaagttgaagttggttgCGCTCATAAGGATCTTCATAGCGGCGTATTCGGCGGCACCGTGTACGAAGCGATGAACGATTTAGTGTATCTACTCGGCACGTTGACGGACAGTGAAGGACGCATTCTGATTCCGAAAATCTACCAGGAAGTGGCCCCTCTTCTTCCGAACGAGCAGGCCATTTACGATGCTATTCACTTCGATGTCGGCAGTTACCGGGCGGAACTTGGAGCGCGCAAGCTGATGCATAAGGAGGACAAGACGAAGATTCTCATGCACCGTTGGCGTCAACCAAGTCTTTCGATTCACGGCGTAGAGGGTGCATTTTATGAACCTGGTCAGAAGACAGTCATTCCAAAGAAGGTCATTGGAAAGTTTTCGATCCGAATCGTGCCAAATCAGACGCCCGACCTTACGGAGCGTTATGTGCGAGAGTATCTAACAGAGAAGTGGGCCCAACGCGGTTCACCGAATCATTTTGCGGTGCGTATGGCTCATGGTGGTAAACCGTGGACGGAAGATCCAAATCATCCGCACTATCAGGCGGCCCGAACAGCTACGAAGCACGTATACAACGTTGACCCGGATATGACTCGAGAGGGAGGATCGATTCCTGTTACGCTAACGCTACAGCAAACGACGGGCAAGAATGTGTTGCTGCTTCCCATGGGTGCATCGGACGATGGAGCACATTCGCAGAACGAAAAGATCGATGTGCGCAACTATATCGAAGGG ACTAAACTGCTTGGTGCTTACTTGTACGAGGTATCGCTTATCGGTGGCGAATGA
- the LOC125768681 gene encoding bromodomain-containing protein 1, with protein sequence MPANRFETQSGAGLLISSSTMGIDFDVNDYIKTLKKDAGPFKCPMCEKTYKSVIGLQYHLNNYDHDNPSPAVPASVSTPIKQKGRKLKVGVTPKNQIASSPPKEGITYLETENLVRLDCNGKTVKIPVLDALPVMSLEEYESKCKTVSDFEAFAVTPPEEPEVQLPEGKFKEIEDYTICDAPARPNAYIRFIEKSSEELDGEVEYDVDEEDTTWLSIINERRAAQNVGPVPVDSLELLMDRLEKESFFQAAANGQNGAVVDDDAVCCICMDGECQNTNVILFCDMCNLAVHQDCYGVPYIPEGQWLCRRCLQSPSRPVDCVLCPNTGGAFKQTDHGQWAHVVCALWIPEVRFANTVFLEPIDSIETIPAARWRLTCYICKQKGNGACIQCNKTYCYAAFHVTCAQQAGLCMRMDTVKGTDSNPVVVQKTAYCDAHTPLNALQTTPGNSPEGGPPTDAREVTREKMKKARKLLALKRTSAPVILIPTIPQNRIEEISSLVNIPKKQQFIQRLIAYWTLKRQYRNGVPLLRRLQSQGQAQGTGIAGCRDRTDGSPDAQELYQQLKYWQCLRQDLERSRLLCELVRKREKIKLILIKTTEQLVMATLNPIESVLHRILDQLEVKDDKEIFREPVDTEEVPDYTDIVKHPMDLGTMRQKLTRGMYVRIEDLEQDFALMIRNCLAYNNKDTMFYRAGVRMRDAGTIVFRTVRKELERAGHFQQPPPVESLPSSAAAPAGSSRTTGSSEDNIAMDIENELTKIAGQSANAEHIGKLQTLLSKANGIRHALTRSKRIKQIRNEIARVKRAISKDPERALVNDRSIASDLIVSGACLSSLGGGVSSSLTGSTHLPKKLSHVIHAEPSTSGLGGLAGSNLSGPQKHHQITPDVSPHKVLNNSPSPSGVNRRTAVLFTRKAQAALKKPETPLKQDGPGGGEVSSSGGGGPSGPTVTPMTTTELLQKTAKKINRGKRIGKSGKSIESFLEATSASALEGKPMERKSLEAIPDSFRVYRGQQDREISDSESNLSLTGSTCSSCSGFSGSGTESEFGSSNDDSYCDSEMSTNSEPDVESFPEKPALEPLKLVWAKCRGYPWYPALIIDPIIPKGFVHNGVPLPAPPSDVLALRSNYDEPVFLVLFFDVKRTWQWLPVGKLELLGVDKELDQSKLIESRKPTERKAVNKAYQEALHYHSQVSNADGPAGKL encoded by the exons ATGCCAGCCAATAGGTTCGAAACCCAGTCAGGAGCAGGATTACTAATATCGAGCAGCACCATGGGCATCGATTTCGATGTGAATGATTACATCAAAACACTCAAAAAGGACGCAGGCCCATTCAAATGTCCGATGTGTGAGAAAACATACAAGTCCGTCATAGGCCTGCAGTATCATCTGAACAACTATGACCACGACAACCCGTCTCCGGCCGTGCCAGCCTCGGTGTCGACTCCTATCAAGCAGAAGGGCCGTAAGCTGAAGGTGGGCGTTACACCGAAAAACCAGATCGCTTCCAGTCCACCGAAGGAAGGGATTACGTATCTCGAAACAGAAAACCTCGTGCGCCTAGACTGTAATGGCAAGACAGTGAAAATTCCTGTGCTGGACGCTCTGCCTGTAATGTCGCTTGAGGAGTACGAGAGCAAATGCAAAACAGTGTCTGATTTCGAAGCGTTTGCCGTGACACCGCCGGAAGAACCCGAAGTGCAGCTGCCGGAAGgcaaatttaaagaaatcgAAGATTACACAATCTGTGATGCACCGGCCCGGCCAAACGCTTACATCCGTTTCATTGAAAAATCTAGCGAAGAACTGGATGGGGAAGTTGAATACGATGTGGACGAGGAGGACACGACTTGGCTAAGCATTATCAACGAACGGCGCGCGGCGCAGAATGTTGGGCCGGTGCCAGTGGATTCGCTCGAACTGCTGATGGATCGTCTGGAAAAGGAATCTTTCTTTCAGGCGGCTGCAAATGGCCAAAATGGAGCTGTCGTGGATGACGATGCCGTATGTTGTATCTGCATGGACGGGGAATGTCAAAACACGAACGTGATTCTGTTCTGCGATATGTGCAATCTGGCCGTACATCAGGATTGCTATGGTGTGCCATACATTCCCGAGGGGCAGTGGCTTTGTCGACGGTGTTTACAAAGCCCAAGCCGACCGGTAGATTGCGTCCTGTGTCCCAACACTGGTGGTGCATTCAAGCAGACAGATCATGGCCAATGGGCCCACGTTGTGTGTGCATTGTGGATTCCGGAAGTTCGATTCGCCAACACCGTGTTTCTGGAACCGATCGACTCCATCGAAACTATCCCCGCCGCTCGTTGGCGCCTGACGTGCTACATTTGCAAGCAAAAAGGGAACGGGGCGTGCATTCAGTGCAACAAGACTTATTGTTACGCGGCATTCCATGTTACATGTGCGCAGCAGGCGGGTTTGTGCATGCGCATGGATACGGTGAAAGGTACGGACAGTAATCCGGTTGTGGTGCAAAAGACGGCCTACTGTGATGCGCATACACCACTGAACGCGCTTCAGACGACACCGGGTAATTCGCCTGAGGGTGGGCCACCAACGGATGCGCGAGAGGTGACAcgagaaaagatgaaaaaggcACGAAAGCTGCTTGCATTGAAGCGGACTAGTGCTCCGGTTATTCTCATACCGACGATACCACAGAACCGCATCGAGGAAATCTCGTCGTTGGTGAATATTCCGAAGAAACAGCAGTTTATTCAGCGTCTGATTGCCTATTGGACGCTCAAACGTCAGTATCGGAATGGAGTTCCTTTGCTGCGCAGGCTACAATCGCAAGGTCAAGCACAAGGAACTGGAATCGCCGGTTGTCGTGACCGAACTGATGGTTCACCGGACGCTCAGGAGCTCTACCAGCAGCTCAAGTATTGGCAGTGTCTCCGACAGGATCTGGAGCGGTCACGGTTACTTTGTGAGTTAGTTCGCAAACGGGAGAAGATTAAGCTGATTTTGATCAAGACTACCGAACAGCTTGTGATGGCTACACTGAACCCTATCGAGAGTGTTTTGCATCGAATACTGGATCAGTTGGAGGTGAAGGACGATAAAGAGATCTTCCGCGAACCGGTCGACACGGAGGAAGTGCCAGACTACACCGATATTGTGAAGCACCCGATGGATTTGGGAACTATGAGACAGAAACTGACACGTGGGATGTACGTTCGCATCGAAGATCTGGAACAGGACTTTGCGCTGATGATCCGAAACTGCTTGGCATACAACAACAAGGACACCATGTTTTACCGGGCGGGTGTACGAATGCGAGATGCCGGAACGATTGTATTCCGCACGGTGCGAAAAGAACTCGAACGAGCTGGCCATTTCCAACAGCCACCTCCCGTAGAGTCATTGCCTTCAAGTGCTGCAGCACCTGCTGGAAGCAGTAGAACGACTGGTTCCAGCGAGGACAATATTGCGATGGACATTGAGAATGAACTGACAAAGATAGCTGGACAGTCGGCAAACGCGGAGCACATCGGAAAGCTGCAGACACTGCTGAGCAAAGCGAACGGAATCCGACATGCGTTGACGCGCTCGAAGCGCATCAAACAGATTCGCAATGAGATTGCGAGAGTGAAGCGTGCGATCAGTAAAGATCCGGAGCGTGCCTTG GTGAACGATCGTAGTATAGCTTCCGATTTGATAGTATCAGGAGCATGCTTATCATCGCTCGGTGGAGGTGTTTCATCCTCTCTCACTGGTTCAACACATTTACCGAAGAAGTTAAGCCATGTCATACACGCGGAACCCTCTACTAGCGGCCTCGGGGGTTTGGCAGGTAGCAACCTTTCTGGCCCTCAGAAACATCACCAAATCACACCAGACGTGAGTCCACATAAAGTGCTTAACAACAGCCCTTCGCCCTCTGGAGTGAATCGAAG AACGGCTGTTTTGTTCACACGCAAAGCTCAAGCGGCATTGAAGAAACCGGAAACGCCGCTAAAACAGGATGGACCAGGTGGCGGAGAAGTTAGCAGTAGTGGAGGAGGTGGGCCGAGCGGCCCAACCGTAACCCCAATGACAACGACGGAACTGCTCCAGAAGACGGCAAAGAAGATCAACCGTGGCAAGCGGATCGGCAAAAGTGGGAAGAGCATTGAGTCGTTCCTTGAGGCAACGTCCGCTTCGGCACTGGAAGGCAAACCGATGGAACGAAAATCGTTGGAAGCCATCCCAGACAGTTTTCGTGTGTACCGTGGACAGCAGGATCGAGAAATTAGCGACTCGGAGAGTAATCTCAGCCTTACTGGAAGTACCTGCAGTAGCTGCAGTGGATTTAGTGGAAGCGGAACCGAATCGGAGTTTGG TTCTAGCAATGATGATTCATACTGCGACTCGGAGATGTCCACTAACAGTGAACCGGATGTGGAATCATTTCCGGAGAAGCCGGCCCTGGAGCCGTTGAAGCTAGTGTGGGCCAAATGCCGAGGCTACCCTTGGTATCCGGCCCTGATTATCGATCCAATCATTCCGAAAGGCTTCGTGCACAATGGCGTTCCGCTGCCTGCACCTCCATCCGATGTATTGGCCCTGCGGAGCAACTACGACGAGCCCGTCTTTTTGGTACTGTTTTTCGATGTAAAACGTACATGGCAGTGGTTGCCGGTTGGCAAGCTGGAACTGCTTGGTGTCGACAAAGAGCTCGATCAGAGCAAACTGATTGAATCGCGAAAACCGACCGAACGGAAGGCAGTCAACAAGGCGTACCAGGAAGCGCTACACTATCATAGCCAGGTTTCGAACGCGGATGGACCGGCTGGGAAGTTATGA
- the LOC125768683 gene encoding angiotensin-converting enzyme-like has protein sequence MIHKRQKSTSGPLLCLLPVLTVLVLQKLPSVVTESPENATDPKAWFERMNAELHALNREAAQYGWDLSTQHQSRVEFTLESMVQLAQRKSAWLQDTCDEGALYRQHGWPYDRAYYLLCRGPRNTPEELREMAQLFSFIQRIYTETEVCIPANCGLHRPDDDGNEDATILWGNTFVQYPGLTMGHLDLTIVAPIFSQGLTPTVPTKLPHELKCFSGEPDLERLMLLDGIDHVCSGRFPDETVLRWAWESWRMAVGPPMRQPYGRLIELMNRGCMRGANHRDVGECWREELEIPELRILVDRLWHEVKPFYQKLHAVVRHVVREKYPTEASSIDTDGLIPAHLLGGMWSHSWTGYRHDIIPHSINIDQTLGRANWTSMDLVRRAEDLYASLGFSRMTDEFWKHSLIGRGASGGKCHGTAANMFADGADDYRMIVCPRSEAAGHDFYVTVHEMGHIVYYMEASKQPTIFSDGTTAAFQEALGDSIYLGAVTPQHLVRLGLLDSKHMAPEATDFGASSMINTFDYAFLLHMALGKFPTMPFEYLMDQYRWDVFDGSVDYAQDANSYFWFLLERQQGIRPPSSVNSRRELFDAASVYHLSDNTPFVRYFLASFLSYQIYEGLCRSALFGTVSNPTNEIPMPLHRCDLYGSKKAGKLLRKLLALGASVHWTDVLEELTGDVEISAKSLLKYYQPLDEFLDRFIARHRLIVGWEH, from the exons ATGATTCATAAACGACAAAAGTCCACCAGTGGCCCACTCTTGTGTTTGTTACCGGTATTAACTGTGCTCGTACTGCAAAAGCTACCTTCAGTTGTCACCGAATCCCCGGAAAATG CAACCGATCCAAAAGCATGGTTTGAACGTATGAACGCGGAATTACATGCACTCAACCGTGAGGCAGCACAgtacggatgggatttaaG CACACAACATCAATCCCGTGTGGAGTTCACGCTAGAGAGCATGGTTCAATTAGCTCAGCGCAAGTCTGCCTGGCTGCAGGATACATGCGACGAGGGCGCCCTCTACCGTCAGCATGGATGGCCATATGATCGTGCTTACTATTTGCTGTGCCGCGGACCTCGCAATACCCCGGAGGAATTACG TGAAATGGCTCAGCTATTTTCCTTCATCCAGCGGATTTACACCGAGACAGAAGTGTGCATTCCGGCGAACTGTGGACTTCACCGCCCTGATGATGACGGAAATGAAGACGCGACTATTCTGTGGGGCAATACTTTCGTACAATATCCTGGTCTTACCATGGGACATTTGGATCTCACCATTGTGGCGCCAATATTTTCGCAAGGGCTTACTCCAACTGTTCCGACCAAATTACCCCACGAACTAAAATGCTTCTCGGGGGAACCCGACCTAGAGCGCCTGATGTTATTGGATGGAATAGACCACGTGTGCTCTGGGCGTTTCCCCGACGAGACTGTTTTACGATGGGCCTGGGAATCCTGGCGAATGGCAGTAGGGCCTCCGATGCGACAGCCATATGGACGACTGATTGAGCTAATGAATAGAGGCTGCATGCGTGGCGCCAACCATCGCGATGTGGGTGAATGCTGGCGTGAGGAGCTGGAGATCCCTGAGTTGCGCATTTTGGTCGATCGTTTGTGGCACGAGGTGAAACCATTCTATCAGAAGCTACACGCCGTTGTACGCCATGTTGTTCGAGAGAAATACCCAACAGAGGCATCGTCGATCGACACCGATGGACTGATTCCAGCGCATCTTCTCGGTGGCATGTGGAGTCACAGCTGGACGGGCTATAGGCATGACATTATCCCGCATTCCATCAACATAGATCAAACACTCGGGAGGGCTAACTGGACTTCGATGGACTTAGTGCGACGCGCTGAAGATCTTTACGCATCGCTCGGATTTTCGCGCATGACGGACGAGTTCTGGAAGCACAGTCTTATCGGTAGGGGCGCTAGTGGTGGCAAGTGTCACGGAACGGCAGCTAACATGTTTGCGGACGGAGCGGATGATTATCGTATGATAGTGTGTCCACGGTCCGAAGCTGCTGGTCATGATTTTTACGTTACTGTACACGAAATGGGCCACATTGTCTACTACATGGAGGCGTCGAAACAGCCGACCATCTTCAGTGATGGAACTACAGCCGCATTCCAGGAAGCGCTCGGAGATTCCATCTACCTGGGTGCTGTAACGCCACAACATCTTGTGCGACTCGGATTGCTTGATTCTAAGCACATGGCACCGGAAGCCACGGATTTCGGAGCGAGCTCCATGATAAATACCTTCGATTATGCATTTTTGTTACACATGGCGCTGGGGAAATTCCCTACCATGCCTTTCGAATATCTTATGGATCAGTACCGATGGGATGTTTTCGATGGAAGTGTTGACTATGCTCAAGATGCAAACAGCTACTTTTGGTTTCTGCTCGAACGACAGCAGGGCATTCGGCCACCGTCTTCTGTGAATTCGCGACGCGAACTATTCGATGCTGCCTCCGTTTACCATTTGTCGGATAATACACCTTTCGTGCGCTATTTTCTGGCCAGCTTTCTGAGCTATCAAATCTATGAGGGATTATGCCGTAGTGCTCTTTTCGGTACTGTTAGCAATCCTACCAACGAGATCCCAATGCCGCTACATCGCTGTGATCTGTACGGCTCCAAGAAGGCCGGTAAACTGTTACGCAAGTTACTGGCACTCGGTGCCTCTGTACACTGGACAGATGTACTGGAAGAGCTTACCGGAGACGTGGAGATATCGGCCAAAAGTTTGCTCAAGTACTATCAACCGTTGGACGAATTTTTGGATCGTTTCATTGCACGCCATCGTCTCATCGTTGGATGGGAACACTAG
- the LOC125768700 gene encoding cytochrome c oxidase subunit 7C, mitochondrial-like has protein sequence MFARAANVTRTGMTNLVRYSHSHGGIPGENLPFGLTNRYKLTAMFIVFFGSGLGAPFFVLRHQLLKK, from the exons ATGTTCGCCCGTGCTGCTAACGTTACCCGCACCGGTATGACCAATCTGGTCCGATACTCCCACTCGCACGGAGGAATCCCTGGCGAG AACCTTCCGTTCGGCCTGACCAACCGGTACAAGCTGACCGCCATGTTCATCGTGTTCTTCGGTTCCGGACTGGGAGCTCCATTCTTCGTTCTTAGACATCAGCTGTTGAAGAAGTAA
- the LOC125768694 gene encoding OCIA domain-containing protein 1: MQQNDQLQQPDDPQRNALNYQFSPEELRVLRECNRESFFQRSLPLGTVMGIGAWYAVHNKFLKPSVRFGPAPKILVGVTLGYFIGKISYQSKCAEKILQLPNSRLADLMRQRRQGSTGMADKFLPDQGFGASSMLTPFETTPARERQADESFLSNGSLNLYYDGPQYSGLDDSGRPTVDSTTNFEEDLQLPLAPKASKSYEELRRQNREEYLKRQQQPYRPATILEDSPPIRRETTERRGGTTSEEAAQASSPPSVKNKYGDAWSQ, from the exons ATGCAACAAAACGACCAATTGCAGCAACCCGATGACCCACAGAGGAATGCACTG AATTATCAATTTTCCCCTGAAGAGCTGCGAGTCCTTCGCGAGTGTAATCGTGAATCCTTTTTTCAACGATCCCTTCCGTTAGGGACGGTTATGGGAATTGGCGCATGGTACGCAGTGCATAATAAGTTTCTAAAG CCAAGTGTTCGTTTCGGTCCTGCCCCAAAGATATTAGTTGGCGTTACGCTTGGATACTTCATCGGAAAGATAAGTTACCAGAGCAAATGTGCCGAAAAGATTTTGCAGCTGCCCAACTCTCGATTGGCCGATTTGATGCGCCAACGTCGCCAGGGATCCACGGGAATGGCCGATAAATT TCTTCCTGATCAAGGATTCGGTGCTTCAAGTATGCTAACACCGTTCGAAACAACCCCGGCACGTGAACGACAGGCCGACGAGTCATTCCTGAGCAACGGTTCGCTGAACCTGTACTACGATGGTCCGCAATACTCCGGGCTAGATGATAGCGGTCGTCCAACGGTTGACT CTACCACCAATTTCGAAGAGGATCTTCAGCTCCCGCTTGCACCGAAGGCATCCAAAAGCTACGAGGAACTCCGACGACAAAATCGAGAAGAGTACCTAAAGCGCCAGCAGCAACCTTACCGTCCGGCAACGATCCTTGAAGATAGTCCGCCAATACGACGCGAAACAACAGAACGACGCGGTGGTACGACTTCCGAAGAAGCTGCGCAGGCTTCAAGTCCGCCATCCGTTAAAAACAAGTACGGGGATGCTTGGTCGCAATAG
- the LOC125768695 gene encoding dnaJ homolog subfamily C member 5 homolog — protein sequence MDKRKLSTSGDTLYQTLGLQKTATADEIKKTYRKLALKYHPDKNPNNPDAAEKFKEVNRAHSILSDLTKRNIYDNYGSLGLYIAEQFGEENVNAYFVVTSPTCKALFMICGIITGCYCCCCCCCCCNFCFGKYKPVPPENGGDYHHLHRDGAASSSNAREGTAVTEQPTRREDLADLEDNGGGSGPVTSQPQAGQGQGAGMPVYAMPPPSSNPTNPFTGNATESTGLNTGNQPIYTPGMK from the exons ATGGATAAAAGGAAATTATC TACGTCGGGAGATACACTCTACCAAACATTGGGTCTACAGaagacagcaacagcagatgaGATCAAGAAGACATACCGAAAACTCGCCCTAAAATACCATCCGGATAAGAATCCCAACAATCCAGATGCGGCAGAAAAG TTCAAAGAAGTAAATCGTGCTCATTCCATACTGAGTGATTTGACAAAGCGAAACATCTACGACAACTATGGATCGCTCGGATTGTACATTGCTGAACAGTTTGGCGAAGAGAACGTTAATGCGTACTTCGTCGTTACGTCGCCTACGTGCAAG GCATTGTTTATGATTTGTGGTATTATCACCGGAtgttattgctgctgctgttgttgctgttgctgtaacTTCTGTTTTGGCAAATACAAACCAGTTCCGCCCGAGAATGGTGGAGACTATCATCATCTACAC AGAGATGGTGCCGCAAGTAGTAGCAACGCGCGGGAAGGAACGGCCGTCACAGAACAGCCAACGCGAAGA GAAGATTTGGCAGATCTGGAAGATAACGGTGGTGGCAGTGGTCCGGTAACATCACAACCGCAAGCTGGACAAGGACAGGGTGCCGGCATGCCAGTTTATGCCATGCCACCACCATCGTCCAATCCGACGAATCCGTTCACCGGAAACGCCACTGAAAGCACGGGGCTGAACACGGGCAATCAACCAATCTACACGCCAG GTATGAAGTGA